The genomic DNA AAATGCTCAAGGAAGCCCGCGAGGAAATCTTCCGGCTCACGGCGGCCTCCCCGGCCCTGCTGGGGCAGCATGGAATCTCCGAATGGGGCACAGGTGCCCTTTTCGATCTCATTGATTCCCGGCGCATGATGCCCACGGACAATTTTCAAAAGACCCGGTTCCACAGCGCAAAACGACTGAATGCCGCCGCGTTCAGGAAAACATACTCCCCCACGAAACACGGCTGTGCAGGCTGTCATATCCGCTGTAAAAAGGTCGCCAGAGACGGACGCGCCATGCCGGAATTCGAAAGCATGTCGCATTTCTCGGCGCTCATCGGCAACATGGACATGGAACTTGTCATGCAGGCTGCCGCCCTGTGCAACCGCCTCGGGCTCGACACCATCTCGGCAGGAGGCACGCTGGCATGCTACCGGGAAATCACGGGCGAGGACTTCACGCCGCGCACCCTGCTGAAAGCACTGTATAATATGGCGGATGGAGGATACCTCGGACAGGGGTCTCTCGATTTCGCCCAGTCATGTGAAAAGCCGGAACTCTCCATGTCGGTCAAGGGCATGGAGCTTTCCGCCTACGACCCGCGCGGCGCATACGGCATGTCGCTGGCCTACGCCCTGAGCACCCGCGGAGGCTGTCATCTGCGTGCCTATCCCGTCAGCCACGAGGTGCTACGCAAACCCGTTGCCACGGATCGTTTCAGCTTCAGCGGCAAGGCACGCATCATCAAAATTGCCGAAGACATGAACGCGGCAGTGGACTCGCTCACCGCATGCAAGTTCACCTTTTTCGCCGCCAGCCTTGAAGAATATGCCAAGGCATACACGGCCGTCACCGGCACACCGTCATCCGGCGACGAACTCCTTCTGATCGGTGAACGCATCTATTACAATGAACGCATCATGAACGCAGCCAACGGCTTCGAAGCCTGTGACGACGACCTGCCGCCCCGCTTTTTCTCCGACGAAGGCTCGTCCGGCAGCGGCGTCAGGATACGCCCGCTTGATCGTGAAGAATTCCTTGAGGCACGCAGCAATTATTATGCAGTGCGCGGACTGGATGAAACCGGGCATCCGACGGAAGAAACCATCACACGGCTCGGTCTGGACAGCGAGGTGCTGTCATGAAGCGACTCTGCGAAAAATACGCCGCCAAACTCTCGAATCAGGGACTTGCCGCACCCGGTGCCCCGATCATCGGTGGTCTGGATGCCGAACTGGTCTGGAACCGGCACGACCCGCGCATCGAACACCTCGCCGGGATTTTCGACGCCATGTCAATCAACTCGCTCGTTTTCGCCAAACCGGCTGAACCATACGCGACCATCATTGATTTTCTCGCCCGCAAGCATCCTGAAACGATCCGCCCAGAAGACACAGAAACCCGTACCTTTCTGCATGACATACCCGTCTGCCATGAATTCACCACGAAGGCGATCAGCGCGGCCCTCAAACGCCGCAAAGCCGTTATCATCCCCGGAGAAGGGATTGCGTCTTTCGGAACGGTCAGCCCGGAACAGGGCTTCGTGTTCTACTCGTCCACCATCTTCGCCTGCACGGTACTCTTCTTCTCGGAATATCTGGCTGCTGCCCGCCGTAACTATCTTGACGAGGAATTCCGTTCCACCTTCGCCCGCGTCGTGGCCGCTCTGCCCTCTCCGCGCACAGACATTCCAAACCTCGCTCCCGCGCCGCTCGCAGATGAAGAAACCGTACTCGCAGCCATGACTGAAGCAGGACGTGCCGTGGTCGAATACGGTCTGGTCGACTCCTTTTTCGGGAACATCTCGTACCGCCTCGACGATACCATCTACATCAGCCAGACCGGCAGCTCCCTAGATGAACTCGAAGGCTGCATCGATCCCTGCCCCATGGACGGCTCGACAACGGCAGGACTGACCGCTTCCTCGGAACTCTCGGCGCATGAAGGCGTCTACCGCAACGCGGACGCCCTGTGCATGCTGCACGGACACCCGAAATTTTCAGTCATCATGTCCATGAACTGCGACAAAAAGGACTGCCCGAATCGCGGACAGTGCCATATCAAATGCACGGAATGCAGAACGGTTGACGGCGTGCCCATCGTCCCCGGCGAAGTCGGCACCGGTCCCACCGGACTGTGCAACACGCTCCCTCCGGCAGTCGCCTCATCCGGCGCAGCCATTGTCCATGGCCACGGCGTTTTCACCTCGGGTCAACCCGACTTCACCCAAGCATTCAAACGTCTTCTGGAAACGGAAAACCGTTGCCGCGAGCTCTATTTCGAACAGATATCCGCCCTTGGCGGCTGGAATCGAAAGTAGACGCCCCCGACTGCCTGCGCTATCCTGCCGACCATGAACTTCGACACCGCCGAAAGACTAACCGCCGCACCAATACTCTGGTTTATCGCGATCACCTTCACCGCCACTTTCGGTATTGAAGTCTGGCTGATCCAAAACAAGATCAGTTTCGGTGACGTTGCCATCCAGTCGTCACCGGCCCTCTGGCTGCTCGCCATCATGTGGATTCCTGGCCTGACAGCCCTACTGGTATCGCTGTTCATGGAAAAGACAGGCATCAGGGGACTGAAAAACGCACTGTCCCTGCGAATCGGCTCTCTGGGGCCGTACTTCCTGACTCTGTTCATCGCACCAGCGGTATACGCAGCCATGTACGGCCTGAGCTGGGCCTTCGGGCTGACGGAACCGGACCTCTCCATGGCTGCCCTGACAGCAGCCATCGGCAGCGATGAGCCTGTCACCCGGGAAACGGTCTTTCAGGTCATGCTGCCACTTTCCATTTTTCTGGGTCCATTCATCAATTTCGTCTTCGGACTCGGCGAAGAACTCGGCTGGCGCGGCTTCCTGCTCCCCCGTCTGATGCCGCTGGGGAAGATTCCTGCCTACCTCGTGCTCGGCATTCTCTGGGGACTCTGGCATGCCCCGCTCATCTGGGCAGGCTTCAACTACCCCGGCCATCCGGTCGCGGGCATCGCCATGATGTGCGTTCTTTCCACCGCCTTCGGACTCTTCATCAATGAGATGACCCTGCACTACCGCTCCAGCCTGCTGGCCGCTTTCATTCATGGCGCGGTCAATGCACAGGGCTACGGCATCTGGGCTTGGCTTTTCCCCGGCACAGCCCCTCTCCTCGGCGGCGGAACCGGCATCATCGCCGCCGCGATATGGCTGGCTACCGGCATACTGACAATCTGCATACTCTCCCGTTTCCGCTCAAAAAACACATGAAAGCGGCCTCTATCCCCCAGTTCTTACCGTCCCTTGAGCCCAAGGTACTTCTCTGCGATACACCATGCTCACCTCGGTGCCAAATCTTTGTAAAGATGTTGAGTTTTTTCAACATATCATCAATGACTTAACATAAAATATTTAAATCAATTCAAGCAAATATGCGCCATTGCCGCCACCATTCATCATCGACGATCATACTCTGTCTTCTGACAGCTCTTTTGCTGACGCCTATTTCCGCCAAAGCCAGAACGTCAGACACCCTCACATGGCTCTACTTCAATTTCCCCCCCGTCTACATAAGGCATGACACGAATGTCACCGGGTACGGCAAACAGATCATCGACATTATCAATGCCGAGACAAAAAACACCAAACACAGAATGCTTTTTGCCACACCGGGGCGTATGATCGAAGACATCAAGGCGGAAAAGAACGTACTGATACTCGGCCTGATAAAAACCCCTGAACGCGAAAAAATCATGTACTTCAGCAAGTACCCATGCCGTCTCGCGAGCGCGTCAGTCATAGCCATTCGCAGTGAAGACAAGGCAAAATTCGCTCCGAACGGGACTGCATCCGCCAAAAAACTGTTCGACAACAAAACCCTCATATTCGGCGACATACCGAACATCAGGTACGGCGCTCTCGATGGACTGGTTACTGAAAACAAGGTTCAGCACCGCACCATCAGCACACCGGAAGGCCTCCCACACCTGCTGGGCATGCTCGTCAGGAAACGCATTGACTGGACCATCACCGACCCCATGGCCGCCACATATCTGGAACGGCAAAACTCATGGGATAATGAAATCATCATGGTTCCCATCAGCGAGGCTCCGCAGGAGTTCATTCCCGGCTATATCGTTGCCCCCAAGACTGAATGGGGCGCAAAAATGATGCAGCATGTCGATGCAATACTGCGAAAGACCATCAAGTCCGGACGACTCAAGGAAATCCTTACACCATATGCCCCCAAAGGCCTGGAAGCAGAATTCGACGCCTCATACAAACGGTTGATCCTCGAACCGGCTCGATAATAAAAAAAGAAAAAGCCCTCGAAATCGAGGGCTTTTCAGGAAGTTGCGTTAGCTGGTTGCCGAGTAACATGCCTCAGCCAAAGGTCTTTTACGTTTGCTGAAAGTTACCTGAGAACACTACCGAGTCAATGAATCCTGGGTTCTGTTCAAAGTTACCTTGAAACGCTCCTTTGCTCTAAATTCACTATACGCCCCCTGAGAAGCAGAAGCAAGCTCAAAACGTCATATAATTCATTTTTTGATAAGCCCCAGAACAAACAGGAAAAGCAGGGCCCCGACCGTAGCAGTAACAAGCTCTCCGATCATGGAAGTTGTCTGCACGCCGACAAATCGAAACACGAACCCGCCCACAATGGCCCCGACAAGTCCGACAATCATGTTGCCGACCAAACCGAATCCACCGCCTTTAAGAATTTTCCCGGCCAGAAAACCTGCCACCAGTCCGATCAGTAAAAACGCAATGATGCCCATGTATCACTCCTGTTACAAGACCAATAGAACAACAATCCCAACCTTTTCTTAAACGGAGCATTCTTGCACATCCCTGCTACAGTTTTTCGAAATACTCCTTTTCCGCACCGCACTGGGGACACACCCAATCCTCGGGGAGGTCCTCAAACGAAGTTCCGATAGCAATGTTGTTTTCAGGATCACCTTCAGCCGGATCGTACACATAGCCGCACGGGCATTCCCATTTATCCATGATTCCTCCAAAGTTTCAGGTTGGGCCCATAGTAACACAACGCCACACCGATTCAAGCCCCGCCGCCCCCCTATCAACCAAACAATAAACACACTCGTTTGATATAATCGAAAAAGGAACGTATCCTGAACACCAAATCAGGGAGACCTCCATGTTTCAAAAAGCCCTTTTCTGCTTCCTTCTGCTCACAGCCCTTTCATCTCAGGCGTTTGCCGACAGTTCCGCCATCCTCTACGGCGCAGTCACACACAACGGGCAGCCCCTCCCGAATGCGCTTGTCACGATCATCGGCGAGGCAACCTACACCAGTAAAACCGTCATGACCAATGAGAACGGCGTCTATGTCATCGACAAACTCAAGGCCGACGAATACATCATCCGGGCACTGGCCCAACCCGAGGGCGTGTACAGTCCGGCAGAACAAAATATTTTTCTTGAAAACGGCAAAGAAAAAGAGGTCAACTTCTCAATGAAGAAGACCTCTGAATAACGGGAAAAGACGAAATTATATCAGTCGGAGCTGGTCTTCATCCTCCAAGCGCAGCTTGAGATGCTGATACGCCTTGGGCGTTGCCACACGACCGCGCGGCGTGCGCTTCAGAAAACCGCACTGAATCAGGTACGGCTCATAAATATCCTCAATGGTACGCACTTCTTCGGCGCAGGCAGCGGCAATGGTCTTGAGCCCAACCGGCCCGCCATTGAAATTCTCCACCATCAACGTAAGAATCTTGCGGTCCATGTTGTCAAGACCGTACTGGTCCACATCAAGACGCTCAAGTGACGACTCGGCAAGCTCTCTGGTCACCACGCCGTCACCATGAACCAGCGCATAATCGCGCACTCGGCGCAACAGGCGGTTGGCGATACGAGGTGTCCCTCTCGCCCGACTGCCGATGGCAAACGCGCCTTCGGGATCGACCTTGACGTCAAGAATACCCGCTGCACGCTCGACGATGCGGCCCAGTTCTTCCGGCGTGTAAAACTCGATACGGAAAATGCAGCCGAACCGGTCCCGCAGGGGTGACGTCAACAGCCCAAGGCGCGTGGTCGCCCCGACCAGAGTAAACGGTTCGAGGTCGAGTTTTACCGTACGGGCACCGGGACCGGAACCGATGACCAGATCGATCTGGAAATCCTCCATGGCCGGATACAGCACTTCCTCGACCGTCGCGGGCATGCGATGAATTTCATCGATAAACAGGATGTCGCCGCGCTCAAGATTGGTGAGGATGGCGGCAAGGTCCCCGGATCGTTCCATGACCGGGCCTGACGTGGAAACCATGTTCACGCCGAGTTCACTGGCCATGATGCGGGCGAGTGTGGTCTTGCCAAGCCCCGGGTTGCCGTAAAAAAGCGTGTGGTCGAGCGGTCGCTCGCGCTCGGTGGCAGCCTTGATGAACACGTCGAGATTGTCTCTCAGGTCATCCTGGCCGATAAAGTCGTCCAACCGCCGTGGCCGGACATTTTCTTCAGGGAGTGTGCATTTGCTCATGAACGTGCCGCTGCTATTTTCTTGAGCACCACCCGAATGGCTCCGGCTGCGTCAAGGTCTGGTTCCGCTTCAAAGGTTTCAATAATCAATGATCTGACTTCCTCCTCAGCGTACCCCAGCCCCTTGAGACCCGCAAGGGTATCGAGATATTCTCCCTGCGGTCCCTGCGGCCCACCGGCTTTGACCGTACTTTTGGTGCCGCCGGTCAGTTTGCTCACCTTGTCCTTGAGATGCCACAGAATCTGCTTGGCGGACTTCGGCCCAATGCCCGGGACACGGGACAACATGGTAACATCCTCACGGAACGCGATCTCGCGCAGATGCTCGGCATCATACATGGAAAGGATGGCAAGCGCCTTTTTGGGCCCAAGTTTGTCGATGGAAATCAAGGTGCGGAACAGGTCCAGGTCGTCGCTCTCCAGAAAACCGAACAGGTCTATGGCCTTCTCAGCCACCTGAGTATGAACGAAAAGTTCGATCTCCCCCCCCTTACCGGGGAGTTTCGCAATAACCGACGTAGGCGCGGCCACCTCATACCCAACCCCACCGGGAGTAAGAACGACCAACCCCTTTTCGTCAGCGGAAAGAAGTTTTCCTTGCAGATATCCGATCATGAAATGCCTCCGATTGAGGGGTAATAACGCATTACGAGACGCAGTTCAAAAAAAGACACAGAAGCGGCTATCTGCCTTTTATCGCAGCACACAAAACCGACACTCCGAACGGCAACCGCACAGCAGGAAGCAAGTGGCGTTCGAATGAAAAAATCCGTGTCAGCATGGTGTTCACTGCCGCAGAGGTCTCATTCAAATCGCTTTCTCCACCCCCGGAAGAAAACAGACGAACAAGAGCAGCAGCGGGGAGCAGAAACGTATTGAAATAGCTAGCCGATTTCACGCTCAGCTCATTGCCTGAAAACAAGGCGGAAAAAGAGGACAGCGAATAACGGCGGTAATGATGGTTGATGACATCATGCTGACTCCACATCCACTGATTTGCCGGAGCCGTACAAAGCAACACTCCCCCCGGCTTCAACTTTCCTGCAAGAGCCGCCACAGCCTTGCCATCTTCCTGAATATGCTCAAGGACATCAAAGGCGCAGACAAGATCATATGATTCATCCGGATAAGGAATTTCATCAGGCAATTCCCCTTTGCGGATAGTGAGTGACGGATGATTGGCTTTGGCGAATTCAAGGGCCAGCGGATTATATTCCATGGCATCCACCGAACCGAATTCCCCCAGCATGGGTAAATTGCCACCGGTTCCGCAACCGGCCTCAAGAATTCGGGCACCTGAAGAAAGCTGCAAACTGCCAAGCATGGCACGCAACACGGCTCTACGGCCTCGAAACCACCAATGCCGTTGTTCCAGTTCATTGTTCTTTATAAATTCGGAATCATTCATATTCAGATTGCCTTATCGTCACTATTTAAAAACGACGCACTTGTTGAAAACAAAGAGGATGGCTGGGGTCACGAACAAGAAAAACAAATTGGAGTAATAATACTCTGTCTGAAGAATATCCGTGACCAAATAAACCCAACCGGCATTCAATCCGAGTCCGAGCAAGGCCGCAACAAGAAACTTACACAGAACCAACAGGATCTGTTTCTTCTCTGTGAGGTGGGTACATCGAAATGTCCAAGAAAAATGACTATAAAAAGACAACAGGAAAGCCGGAACAAAGGCAACAAAATTCGCAACCATGGGCGATGCCAGTCCACCTTTCACAATACCGGTAAACAAAACGACATGCACTAATGTGGCAAGCGCTCCGACAATACCGAACCGTCCCACCTGAGCCGCAAGGGAAAGAGTTTTATTCAGATTTGATGCCATACGTCTCACGCACCAGATAAAGGGGACGTTGCTTGACCTCAATGAAAATGCGCCCAAGATATTCGCCGATAACACCAAGACAAATCAAATTGATCCCACTAAAGAACAGGATGACGACCATCAACGACGCATAACCGGGGACGTCCACGCCCAGAACGAGTGTTTTGGTCACAATGACGAGCATGTACACCAAAGCTGCAAACGAAGTAAGCACCCCGAGATAACTCCAGATTCTTAATGGAATGGAGCTGAAGGAGACAACCCCTTCCAGTGCGAAATTCCACAACTTCCAATACTTCCACGCGGACTCGCCGGCAACACGCTTTTCACGGGTAAAATGAATGACCGCCGTCTTGTAGCCAAGCCATGCGAACAACCCTTTCATGAAACGGGTCCGTTCCCGAATCAACTTCAACGATTCGACAACCTTGCGGTCCATGAGCCGAAAGTCTCCCGCATTGGAAGGAATGGGAATCTCTCCCAGACGAGCCATGACGGAATAAAACCAATTGGCGGAATTGCGCT from uncultured Pseudodesulfovibrio sp. includes the following:
- a CDS encoding class I SAM-dependent methyltransferase, whose amino-acid sequence is MNDSEFIKNNELEQRHWWFRGRRAVLRAMLGSLQLSSGARILEAGCGTGGNLPMLGEFGSVDAMEYNPLALEFAKANHPSLTIRKGELPDEIPYPDESYDLVCAFDVLEHIQEDGKAVAALAGKLKPGGVLLCTAPANQWMWSQHDVINHHYRRYSLSSFSALFSGNELSVKSASYFNTFLLPAAALVRLFSSGGGESDLNETSAAVNTMLTRIFSFERHLLPAVRLPFGVSVLCAAIKGR
- a CDS encoding rubredoxin; translation: MDKWECPCGYVYDPAEGDPENNIAIGTSFEDLPEDWVCPQCGAEKEYFEKL
- the ruvA gene encoding Holliday junction branch migration protein RuvA, with amino-acid sequence MIGYLQGKLLSADEKGLVVLTPGGVGYEVAAPTSVIAKLPGKGGEIELFVHTQVAEKAIDLFGFLESDDLDLFRTLISIDKLGPKKALAILSMYDAEHLREIAFREDVTMLSRVPGIGPKSAKQILWHLKDKVSKLTGGTKSTVKAGGPQGPQGEYLDTLAGLKGLGYAEEEVRSLIIETFEAEPDLDAAGAIRVVLKKIAAARS
- a CDS encoding transporter substrate-binding domain-containing protein, with amino-acid sequence MLTPISAKARTSDTLTWLYFNFPPVYIRHDTNVTGYGKQIIDIINAETKNTKHRMLFATPGRMIEDIKAEKNVLILGLIKTPEREKIMYFSKYPCRLASASVIAIRSEDKAKFAPNGTASAKKLFDNKTLIFGDIPNIRYGALDGLVTENKVQHRTISTPEGLPHLLGMLVRKRIDWTITDPMAATYLERQNSWDNEIIMVPISEAPQEFIPGYIVAPKTEWGAKMMQHVDAILRKTIKSGRLKEILTPYAPKGLEAEFDASYKRLILEPAR
- a CDS encoding class II aldolase/adducin family protein — its product is MKRLCEKYAAKLSNQGLAAPGAPIIGGLDAELVWNRHDPRIEHLAGIFDAMSINSLVFAKPAEPYATIIDFLARKHPETIRPEDTETRTFLHDIPVCHEFTTKAISAALKRRKAVIIPGEGIASFGTVSPEQGFVFYSSTIFACTVLFFSEYLAAARRNYLDEEFRSTFARVVAALPSPRTDIPNLAPAPLADEETVLAAMTEAGRAVVEYGLVDSFFGNISYRLDDTIYISQTGSSLDELEGCIDPCPMDGSTTAGLTASSELSAHEGVYRNADALCMLHGHPKFSVIMSMNCDKKDCPNRGQCHIKCTECRTVDGVPIVPGEVGTGPTGLCNTLPPAVASSGAAIVHGHGVFTSGQPDFTQAFKRLLETENRCRELYFEQISALGGWNRK
- a CDS encoding aldehyde ferredoxin oxidoreductase family protein — translated: MNSTICGWTGRVLHIDLSTREMAAQHPARTLYETYLGGKGLAGYFLRPYCTREYTDPELPVLVFAGPLTGTIAPTSGRGTIMSRSPLTGTICDCSVGGRLATQLKKAGWDGLIITGASDTPCGIEIHDDDIQIKDTPLWGETVDVVFDKLDKNGASVATIGPAAENGAHIASIMVDRHHAAGRGGLGLVWAEKNLKYITIKGTGKVRVHDPEMLKEAREEIFRLTAASPALLGQHGISEWGTGALFDLIDSRRMMPTDNFQKTRFHSAKRLNAAAFRKTYSPTKHGCAGCHIRCKKVARDGRAMPEFESMSHFSALIGNMDMELVMQAAALCNRLGLDTISAGGTLACYREITGEDFTPRTLLKALYNMADGGYLGQGSLDFAQSCEKPELSMSVKGMELSAYDPRGAYGMSLAYALSTRGGCHLRAYPVSHEVLRKPVATDRFSFSGKARIIKIAEDMNAAVDSLTACKFTFFAASLEEYAKAYTAVTGTPSSGDELLLIGERIYYNERIMNAANGFEACDDDLPPRFFSDEGSSGSGVRIRPLDREEFLEARSNYYAVRGLDETGHPTEETITRLGLDSEVLS
- a CDS encoding carboxypeptidase-like regulatory domain-containing protein, producing MFQKALFCFLLLTALSSQAFADSSAILYGAVTHNGQPLPNALVTIIGEATYTSKTVMTNENGVYVIDKLKADEYIIRALAQPEGVYSPAEQNIFLENGKEKEVNFSMKKTSE
- a CDS encoding GtrA family protein; the protein is MASNLNKTLSLAAQVGRFGIVGALATLVHVVLFTGIVKGGLASPMVANFVAFVPAFLLSFYSHFSWTFRCTHLTEKKQILLVLCKFLVAALLGLGLNAGWVYLVTDILQTEYYYSNLFFLFVTPAILFVFNKCVVFK
- a CDS encoding GlsB/YeaQ/YmgE family stress response membrane protein; the protein is MGIIAFLLIGLVAGFLAGKILKGGGFGLVGNMIVGLVGAIVGGFVFRFVGVQTTSMIGELVTATVGALLFLFVLGLIKK
- a CDS encoding CPBP family glutamic-type intramembrane protease, with amino-acid sequence MNFDTAERLTAAPILWFIAITFTATFGIEVWLIQNKISFGDVAIQSSPALWLLAIMWIPGLTALLVSLFMEKTGIRGLKNALSLRIGSLGPYFLTLFIAPAVYAAMYGLSWAFGLTEPDLSMAALTAAIGSDEPVTRETVFQVMLPLSIFLGPFINFVFGLGEELGWRGFLLPRLMPLGKIPAYLVLGILWGLWHAPLIWAGFNYPGHPVAGIAMMCVLSTAFGLFINEMTLHYRSSLLAAFIHGAVNAQGYGIWAWLFPGTAPLLGGGTGIIAAAIWLATGILTICILSRFRSKNT
- a CDS encoding glycosyltransferase family 2 protein encodes the protein MVNNTSPENPVISLVVPMFNESEVLSAFFDRVVGVMNGLHESYEIICVNDGSSDDTLERLVAERERDSRIKIVDLSRNFGKELALTAGIDCALGDAVIPIDADLQDPPEIIPDMVAKWRDGYEVVLAVREDRSVDSFLKRNSANWFYSVMARLGEIPIPSNAGDFRLMDRKVVESLKLIRERTRFMKGLFAWLGYKTAVIHFTREKRVAGESAWKYWKLWNFALEGVVSFSSIPLRIWSYLGVLTSFAALVYMLVIVTKTLVLGVDVPGYASLMVVILFFSGINLICLGVIGEYLGRIFIEVKQRPLYLVRETYGIKSE
- the ruvB gene encoding Holliday junction branch migration DNA helicase RuvB, with translation MSKCTLPEENVRPRRLDDFIGQDDLRDNLDVFIKAATERERPLDHTLFYGNPGLGKTTLARIMASELGVNMVSTSGPVMERSGDLAAILTNLERGDILFIDEIHRMPATVEEVLYPAMEDFQIDLVIGSGPGARTVKLDLEPFTLVGATTRLGLLTSPLRDRFGCIFRIEFYTPEELGRIVERAAGILDVKVDPEGAFAIGSRARGTPRIANRLLRRVRDYALVHGDGVVTRELAESSLERLDVDQYGLDNMDRKILTLMVENFNGGPVGLKTIAAACAEEVRTIEDIYEPYLIQCGFLKRTPRGRVATPKAYQHLKLRLEDEDQLRLI